DNA sequence from the Bradyrhizobium sp. CIAT3101 genome:
TCGGGCTCACCACCGGCGGTACGATCGGCGCGCAGACCGCGCCCAAGCTCAAGGACTGTCCGGCGCGCATCGACATTTGGGCGTCGGCCGCGCTCAGCGTCAACCCGGACATCCTCGTGCTCGCTCATGGCGGCCCGATCGCGGATCCGGCGGATGCCGATTTCATCATGAAGAACACCCGTTACTGCCACGGCTTCTACGGCGCCTCCTCGATGGAGCGGCTGCCGGTAGAGCGGGCTTTGACGGAACAGGTACGCAAATTCAAGGCGATTGGCGCGCCCTAACGCCTGTCAGATTGAGGGAGGGAAACATGTCAGGGATCCTGGTCGGCGAGTTCATCCTCTGGCTGATCGTCGCTGTTATCGTGATCGTGGTTGGCGTCTACATCGTCAACTGGCTGTATCACCGCTCCTCCAAGGAGGTGTCGTTCGTCCGGACCGGCTTCCTCGGCGAGCGCGTGGTGATCAACGGCGGTGCCTTCGTGCTGCCGTTCATCCACGACTACACGCCTGTGAACATGAACGTGCTGCCGATGGGCATCGTGCGTTCGCGGCAGGACGCCGTGATCACCCGCGACCGCATGCGCGTCGACATCGAGGCCGACTTCTACGTCCGGGTCCAGGCCACCCGCGAAGCCGTCTCGATCGCCGCCGCGACGCTCGGCCGCCGCACCATGGAGCCGGAACAGCTCCACGCGCTGCTGGCCGGCAAGTTCATTTCCGCGATCCGATCGGTCGCATCCGAAATGACCCTCGAAGAGATGCACGAACGCCGCGGCGACTATGTCACACGCGTCAAGACCAATGCCGCCGAAGCGCTCGCCCAGAACGGCCTCGAGCTCGAATCCGTCGCCATCACCGATCTCGACCAGACCGATCTCGAATTCTTCAATCCCTCGAACCGCTTCGACGCCGAAGGCTTGACCCGGCTGATGGAGGACATCGAGGCCAGGCGCAAGTTGCGCAACGACATCGAGCAGGACTCGATGATCAAGATCCGCACCCGCAATCTGGAAGCCGAGCGTCAGGCGCTCGAGATCGAGCGCGAGAGCGAGACCGCGCGGCTGGAGCAGGAACGCGATATCGAGATGCGCCGCGCGCTTCAGCGCACCGAAGTCGCCCGCGAACGAGCGCTGCGCGAAACCGAGGCCGAGCAGGCCCAGATCTCGGCGCGCGAGGCGATCGAACGCTCCCGGATCGCCAACGATCAGGCGATTGCCGAGGCCCGTATCGCTTCCGAGCGCGAGACGCGCCAGAAGGAGATCGAGCGCACCCGCACCATCGAAGAGAAGGAACTGCTCGCCCGCGAGGATATCGAGAAGACCCGGATCGCCAACCAGCGCTCGATCGACACGACACGCATCGCGTCGGAACGCGAGGTCCGCCAGCACGAGATCGAGCGGATGCGCACGGTCGAAGAAGCCGAAATCGCGGCACGCGAGGCGATCGAGAAGGCCCGGATTCAGCAGGACCGCGTCGTCACCGATGCCCGCATCGCCAATGAAGAGGAGACGCGGCGCCGCGAGATCGAGCGCACCCGCGCCGTCGACGAGGCCGAGATCGCGGCCCGCGAAGCCACCGAGAAGGCGCGCATCGCCCAGACGCTGATCGTCAATGTCGAGCGCATCTCCTCGGACGAGCGCACCCGCGCACTGGAGATCCAGCAGGTGCGCTCGATCCAGGAAGCTGAAATCGAGGCGCAGCGCGCCGTGGAGGCTGCCCGCATCGCCCGCGAACGGACGCTCGCCGCCGAGCGCATCGCCGCCGAGCAAAACACGCGGCAGCTCGAAATCGAGCGCAACCAGAGCCTCGAAGTTGCCGGCATTGCAGCGCGTGAGACCACCGAGGCCTCCCGCATCGCGCAGGAGGAACGTGTCCGCTCCCTGGAGATCGCTCGCAACCGCGCCGTCGAGGAGGCCGACATCGCCTCGCGCGAGGCGATCGAGGCAGCCCGTATCGCGCAGGAGAAGACCGTCGCCGCCGAGCGTATCCAGGCCGAGCGCGACACCCGCTCGCTCGAAATCGAACGCACCGGCATTCTGGAAGCCGCCGAGTTGAAGCGGCGCGACGCCATCGAGCGCCAGCGCATCGTGGTCGATCTCGCGCTGGAGGCCGAACGGATCAACTCCTCGAAGAAGCGCGAGGTGCTCAATATCGAGCAGAAGAAGGCGATCGAGATCGCTGATGAGGACCGCGTCATCGCCCTCTCCGCCAAGAAATCCGAGCGGATCGATGCCGACCGCCAGGTCCGGCAGGCCGAGATCGTTGCTCGCAAGGAGGTCGAGACCACCGACGTCTCCCGCGAGCAGGCGCTGGAAGCCGCCCGCCTGGAACGCCGCCGTGCGATCGAGCAGCTCGAGGTCGCCCGGGTTCAGTCGCTCCAGGAGGCCGAGATCGCCTCCCGCGAGGAGGTCGAGCGCGCACGCATCGCCTCCGACCGCGGCCTCGACGAGGCCCGAATCGGCCGAGAGCGCGAGTTGCGCAAGCTCGAGGTCAATCGTGAGAAGGAGGTCGAGACGGTCCTGATGGAGAAGGCAATCGCGATCCATCAGAAGTCGCTCGAAGAGTCCGCCGCCAAGGCGATGGCTGAGGAGGCGCGGATGCGGGCCACCGAAGCGACCGAACGCGTCATCACGGCGCGCGAGAGCGAGATCGCAAAGCGTCGCAGGACGGTCGAAGTCATGATCGCGGAGAAACAGGCCGAGGAGACGCGAATTGCCGCCGAGGCCGAACGTATCCGCGCGGCTGTCGAGGCCGAGGCGCAGCGGATGCTCAACGAGGCCGAGAACGTGCTCACCGATCAGGCGCGCTACTCGCTGTTCCGCCGAAAACTGCTCGACCGCATCGAGGGCATCGTGCGCGAGAGCGTCAAGCCGATGGAGAAGATCGAGGGCATCCGCATCCTCCAGGTCGACGGCCTCAACGGCAACGGCGGCGGGGGCAATGGCGGCCGCAGCGCCACCGACGAGGTGATCGACTCGGCGCTGCGCTACCGTGTGCAGGCGCCACTAATCGACTCCCTCCTAGCCGACATCGGCGTCGAGGGCGGAAATCTCGCCAAAATGCCGGGCCTGATCCGCGAAGCCCGCGACATGCAGGGCATCAAGGAGTCCGCGCGCAAGAGTGGCGGAGGCGGCGACAAGCCGGCGGCGTCGCCGCCTGCAGCTGAGGGCGGTGGCGAGCCGTCGGCCGAGCGCGGTCCGCGGAAGAAGAGCTGAGGTCAAATCCATGCCCCGCGTCTACGTCTCCACCGTCGTCAATGCGCGCAACGATCGCGTCTGGGCGCGTGTGCGTGATTTCAACGGCCTCCCCAACTGGCATCCCGCGATTGCTGAGAGCCGCATTGAAGGCGGCGAGCCCTCGGACAAGATCGGTTGTGTGAGGGATTTCCGTCTGCGCAACGGCGACCGCATCCGCGAGAAGCTGTTGGGCCTGTCCGACTACGACATGTTCTGCACCTACTCGATCCTGGAATCCCCGATGGGCGTCGAGAACTACGTTGCGACCTTACGGCTGACGCCCGTCACCGACGGCGACCAGACCTTTGTGGAATGGACTGCCGAGTTCGACTGCGCGCCGGAGCGCGAGAACGAGCTCGTCGGCAACATCGGCGGCGGCGTGTTCCAGGGCGGGTTTGACGCACTCAAGCGCGTGTTCGGAGGTTGATCCGTGCCGCATATCGTCAAAAGCACGATCCTGGACGCGCCGACCGATGCGGCGTGGGCCATGTTGCGTGATTTCAACGGGCACGATCGCTGGCATCCCGCGGTTGCGACCTCCTCGATCGAGCGCGCGCAATCCTCCGACAAGATCGGTTGCGTCAGGCGGTTCAAACTGAGGGATGGCGCCGAGCTGCGCGAGCAATTGCTGGCACTGTCCGACCTCGAACAGAGCTTCAGCTATTGCCTGCTCGATACGCCGATCCCGATGTTCAACTACGTCGCGCATGTCCGCCTGCTGCCGGTCACCGACGGCGACCGCACCTTCTGGCACTGGGAGTCGCGATTCACGACCAAGCCCGAAGACCGCGACCGCATCACCCACATGGTCGCCGAAGACATTTACCAGGCCGGGTTCGAAGCAATCCGCCAGCATCTGAAGGAGGCCGCCTAGATGGCCGTGACAGTGAAGACTTTCGCCAGTGCCAGCGAGGCGGCCGGCGCGCTGTCCTCGGACCGCACCGCGCGATATCTCGGCGGCGGCACGCTGGTGATGCGGGCGCTGAACGAGGGCGATGTGTCGATCTCGACGGTCGTCCGCGCCCAGGACCAGGCGCTAACCCGGATCGATGCTTCCGGCCCGCGCATCACGCTCGGCGCCGGCGTCACCTTCGCACGCGTCCTTGCCGAACGCGACCTCGGCTTCCTCCACGCCCCCGCCCGTTCGATCGGCGGCCCTGCCGTGCGCAACATGGGCACCGTCGGCGGCAATCTCTTCGCGCCAAATCCCTATGGCGATTTCACCGTCGCGTTGCTGGCACTCGATGCCACCGTGGCCGTCGCAGGCGGCTTCGGCTCGCGGGATATCCCGATCGAAGAATTCTTGCAGGCGCGCGAGCGACAGGCCGGAACGTTAGTCTTGTCGGTCTCCTGCACCCGGCCGGCAAGCAGCGAGGCATTCCGCTATCGCAAGATTGCCCGCATCAAGCCAAAGGGCGGCTCGGTCATCACGCTGGCTGCGCATCTACCGATCAGCGGCGGCCGGATCGCGGGCGCGCGGATCGCATTGGGTTCGATGGCACCGACCCAGATCCGCGCCCGCGCCGCCGAGCGGGCACTGGAGGGCCGCTCGCTGGACGCCGCGACCATTGCGGCGGCCGCATCCGCCGCCACCGAGGGAACATCGCCATCCGACAACGCGCTCGGCAGCGCCTGGTATCGCCGCGAGATCGTCGGCGTCCACCTGCGCCGCCTGCTGTCGGGACAGGAATAAGCGGTCATGTCCAAAATTCCCCTGCAATTCCGACACAACGGCCGCGACGTCGCGATCTTCGTCGATGGCGGCACCAATCTCCTAGTCGCGCTGCGCGAGCTGATCGGCGACATGACGCCGAAATTCGGCTGCGGCCAGGGCGGCTGCGGCACCTGCAGCGTGCTGATCGACGGCGAGCTTCACCTCTCCTGCCTGACGCTGGCGGAGACCGTCGCCGGCCGCTCCGTCGAGACGCTCGACGGCATGAAGCAGGGCCCGAACCTGCATCCGCTGCAGCGCGCCTTTGCCGACCAATTTGCCGCTCAGTGCGGCTATTGCACGCCGGGCATGCTGATGGCCGCAAAAGCCCTGCTCGATCGCAATCCCTCGCCGAGCCGCGATGAGGTCATTGAAGCCATCTCCGGCAACATCTGCCGCTGCACCGGCTACGAGCCGATCATCAATGCCATCCTCGCCGCCGCTGGCGGCCGGGTCAGCGCCTAAGGGAACGCGACCATGCTGGAACTTCGCAAGGACATCTTCGCCGACGAGCGCGACGACAATCTGAAGGAGATCGGCAAAGGCACGCAACGTCAGGACATGCTCGGTCACGTCACGGGCACGTCCAGCTATTTCAACGACCACAAGCTGCAGGGCATGCTGCATCTGAAAGTCGTCCGCTCGACGCAGGCGCATGCGAGGATTCGTCGCATCGACACGGCCGAGGCCGAGCGCTCGTCCGGCGTGCGCCGGATCATCCGCGGCGCCGACGTGCCGGTGAACCTCAACACGCTTTTGAGCCTGATCAATTTCGGCAAGGACGACGAGCCGTCGCTTGCCGTCAACAAGGTCCGTTACAAGGGCGAGCCGATCGTCGCCATCGTTGCCGACAGCGAGCGCGAGGCCTTTGAAGCGATCGCCAAGGTCAAGGTCGATTACGAACCGCTCGCGGCCGTGTTCGACGTCGAGGACGCGCTGAAGCCCGGTGCGCCCGTGGTCAATGAGACCTATCCCAAGAACACCTTCACCTATCACGAGACCTACGACCACCAGCGGCTGCGCTTCGGCGACGCCGACGCGGCGCTGGCGACCGCCGACCACGTGCTCGAGCAGCGCTACCAGATGTCGCCGATCGAGCATGCACCGACCGAGACCAATGGCGCGATCGCAGCCCCGGACACCAACGGCCGTTATGTCGTCTACACCTCCACGCAGGCGCTGTTCTTTTCGGTCGACACCTGCGCAAAGATCCTGGACGTGCCGTCCAACACCTTCCACTTCATCGGCGGCACCGTCGGCGGCGGTTTTGGCGGCAAGGTCGATACGCTGACCGAGCCGCTGGCCATCCTCGGTGCGATGCTGACCGGGCGGCCCGTGCGCTACGTGTTCGGACGCGAGGAGGAGATGCAATATGGGCCGCCACGCGGCGCCGAACGCATCTACATCAAGGATGGCGTGATGCGTGACGGCCGCATCGTCGCGCGCAAGATCCGCGCCTATTTCGACAGCGGCGCCTATACGCGGCTATCGAGCTACGCCGCGGTGAAATGCGCCGCGCATCTGCCGGGCCCCTACACCATTCCAAACGTCTATGGCGACGTCTATTGCGTCTTCACCAACCGCACGCCAGCGACCGCCATGCGCGGTTTCGGCGTGACCGCGATGGACTTTGCCATCGAGTGCCAGATGGACAAGCTGGCTCACATCATCAACATGGATCCGATGGAGTTCCGGATCCTCAACGCCTATCGCGACGGCGACATGAAGGCGCACCGGCGCGAAGCCAAGAACACCGCGTTGATCGAATGCGTCCAGGTCGCGGCCGAAAAAGCAAAATGGCCGCTCCGCGAGGAGTTCAAGCGGGCCTCCTCGCGCAAGGACGGCGGCGGTAGCCGCGCCGTCATCCCGCCGACCCCCACGGATTCGTCGCGCGCACGGCCTACCGCCCCGGCGCAGCAGCGCACCAGCTACGATCGGTTGCCGCCGAGCGTTACGCGCGAACCGCCGCGAGAGCCGCCACCACCGGCTCCTCCGCCGCCCGCGCCGCGGCCGACTGCGCCGTCGCATGGCGCGACCCGTTTCTCCTCCGTCTTTGGCACCAGGAGGCGCTAGATGGCCCGGCACCGCGGACGCGGCATCGCGTCGATCAATTATCCCATCGGCATGAATCTTGGCGGCGACCCCAGCCAGGCGCTGGTGCATTCCAACCCGAGCGGCAAGTTCACGGTGGCGCTGTCGTCTATCGATCTCGGCCAGGGCATGAAATCGGTGACGCGGCAGATCTGCGCGGAGACGCTGGGCGTGCCGGTCGAGGATGTCTATGTCGACACCGCGGATTCCGACACCGGCCCACATTGCATGGGCTCGTTCGCCTCACGCGGGACGCATCGCGTCGGCAACGCGGTGATGGCGGCGGCCCGCGAGGCCCGCGGCGTGATGATGGAAGCCGCCGCCGAGGAACTGGAAGTCAACGCCGCCGATCTCGAAACCGACGGACGCGGCAACATCCACGTCAAGGGCGCGCCGCATCGCTCGATCTCGACCAAGGACGTCGCGATCGCGGCGCAGTTCAAGCAGGGCAAGACCATCTCCGGCCGCGGCATCTTCCTGGTGCCGCTCTCCGAAGTGAATCCGGAGACGGGCGAGATGTCGCCCGCAACCTGCTACGCCCACGCCTGCCTCGTCGCCGAGGTCGATGTCGACGACGAGACCGGCGAGGTCGCGATGGTGCGGATGGATTCCGCTTACGAGCTCGGCCGTGCCCTCAATCCACGCCTGGTCGAGCAACAGCTGGTCGGCGGTGCCTGGATGGGTGTCAGCCATGCACTCTACGAAACGCCCGAACCTTACTATCCCGAGCCCGTACACGGCCCGCGCGATTTCGTCGAATATCTGATGCCCGGCCCCGGCGATATCTGCCCGCACGATATCGCCGTGCTGGAGCGCCCCGCGCCTGATGGGCCATTCGGAGCCAAGGGTCCCGGCGAGATGTGCGCCAACCCCGTGCTGCCGGCGGTTGCCAACGCGATCTTCAACGCGGTCGGCGTGCGTATCGACGATCTGCCGATTACGCCGGAAAAAGTGCTGCGCGCGATCAAAGCCCAGGGCGGCGCGCGGCCGCAGGCGCGGCGCTAGAGGTTTCGGTTGATGGCGGTCCGCAGCAACATCGTCGGCATCGACAGCCCGGAGGCGCTTGAGAGAGCGTTGCGCGCGGCCTATTACCTCGCCGACGAGGGCCTCGCGACCGCCGCCTATCTCGGCCTCGCGCTCGGCAAGCCGCTGCTGCTGGAGGGCGCGCCGGGTGTCGGCAAGACGGAAGCGGCAAAAGCCATCGCCGCCGTGCTCGGCCGCCGATTGATCCGCTTGCAATGCTACGAGGGTATCGACGCCTCCGCCGCGCTCTACGAATGGAACTATCCGCGCCAGATGCTGGCGATCCGCCAGGCCGGCGACGAGAGCATCGATATCTATGGCGAGACGTTCCTGATCGAGCGTCCTATGCTGGCGGCGTTGCGCGCGCCCGACTCGACGGTGCTGTTGATCGACGAGATCGACCGCGCCGACCAGGAGTTCGAAGCCTTCCTGCTCGAATTCTTGTCCGACTTCCAGATTTCGATCCCCGAGCGTGGCACGGTACGCGCCGCCGAACGCCCCGTCGTCGTGCTGACGTCGAACCGCACGCGCGATCTGCACGAAGCCTTGCGCCGCCGCTGTGTCTATCACTGGATCGACTATCCCACCGAAGAGCGCGAGGCGCGCATCATCATGCTGCGGGCCTCCAGCGTTGCAGAGGCCACCGCCCGCGCCGTCGTCGCAGCCGTCGGCAAGCTCCGTCGCGAGCCGCTCAGCAAGGCGCCCGGCATCGCCGAGGCCGTCGACTGGGCCGAGGCCGCAACGCTCCTGCACAAGGGCGGCGCGCGCTGGCCCGACGCGTTCAAGCGCTCGATCGGCGTGGCACTCAAGGATGAGGAGGACCTGCACTTCATCTCGCCCCGGCTCGACGCCATGCTCGCGGAGGCAACCGCATGAGCACCGAGCCAGAGCTTCCGCGCGCCGCGCGCATCTTCGTCTCCTTCGTTGCGTTGTTGCGCGCCAACGGCTTTGCCGTCGCCCCGGAGCAGACCACCGCATTCCTCACCGCGATCGAACTGCTCGGCCCGCGCGACCTCCGGGATATCAGGCACGCGGCACTGGCCACCCTCGCCCCGCCGCCCGAACGTCGCGCGAGTTTTGATCGCCTGTTCGATCTCCACTTCCGCGGCAGCGAAGCGCTGGAGCGCGCCGACGATGGCGAGGACGACGAGACCGTCCGCCTGCAGGAGGAAGGCCGCGGCGACGAGGAGCCGCTGTTCTCCGACGACGCCAATGAATCCGGCCTCTCCGCGACCCGCACCGAGGCGCTGGTTGAGCGCCGCTTCGCGCAGCTTTCCACCACAGATGCACTTCGCCGCCTGTCGCGTGAGGCTCCCCGGCGGCTGCCGCGGCGGCGTGGCCATCGCCGCATGCGGGCCCGCCGCGGTCCCTTTGCTGATCTTCGCCGCACCTTGCGCGACTCTGTCCGCAGCGACGGCGAGATTTTGCGGCTCGGCCATATGAAGCGTCGCCATCGTCCGCGAAAGCTCCTGCTGCTGATCGACGTTTCCGGCTCGATGAAGAGCCGGACTGAAGACAACATGAAGCTGGCCCATGCGCTGATGCAGGCGGCGCCGAACGTCGAGGTCTTCACCTTCGGCACGCGGCTGACCCGCGTCACCCGTGCGCTGCGGCTGAAGCGACGCGAGCAGGCGCTGAGTGCGGCAGCCCATCTCGTCAGCGACTGGGACGGCGGTACACGTATCGGCGATGCGCTGCAGGCCTTCCTCGCTGTCCCCCGCTTCGGCGGGTACGCCCGCGGGGCGGCCGTGGTCGTCGTCTCGGACGGACTGGAGCGCGGCGCGCCGGACGCGTTGCGCGACGCGGTCGCAAGGCTGTCGCGGCGAGCCTGGCGCGTGAGCTGGCTGACGCCCCTCGCGGCCGGCCCGGGCTTTCGCCCGCAAACCGAGGCGCTCATCGCCATCGAGCGCTTCGTCGACGATCTCGTCGACGGCGGATCGAGCGCGTCGATCGTCGCGCATGTACTGGCATTGGGACGAAGGAGAGTTGCGTGACCGAGATTGTCGACGGCCATCATCATATCTGGCGGCAGGCCGACCTGCCCTGGCTGGTCGGCCCGATGCAGCCCCGCATCTTTGGACCTTACGAAGCCATTCGGCGCGACTATCCGATCGAGGAATATCTCGACGACCTCAGGGGTAGCGGCGTCACCCGCTCGGTCTACGTCCAGACCAATTGGGCCAACGACCGTTTCGAAGACGAAGCCGCCTGGGTGCAGCAGATCGCCGACAAGCACGGCTGGCCGCACGCGATCGTTGCCTACGCCGATTTCGCCGTGGACGACGTCCGCCCGCAGTTAGACCGCCTGAAGCGCTATCCGCTGGTGCGCGGGGTGCGGATGCAGCTGCACTGGCACGAGAACCCGCTCTATCGCTTCGCCGCCAAGCCCGATCTCTGCATCGATCCCATGGTCCGGCGCAACGTCGCGCGGCTCGCCGATTACGGCTGGAGTTTCGACCTGCAGGTGTTCACGCCGCAGATGCCGGACGCCGCAGAACTCGCGGACTCCTGCCCCAAGGTGACTTTCATCCTTCAGCATGCCGGCATGCTCGAAGACGCGTCGCCGGCAGGACGCGCCGCCTGGCGCGCCGGCATGGCCCGGCTCGCGACCTGCCCGAACGTGGTCTCGAAGCTCTCAGGGCTCGGCACGTTCATTCATCGCAACGACCCCGCGCATATCGCTGCCGTGGTCGCCGACACCGTCGCGATCTTCGGTGCCGAGCGCTGCCTGTTCGGCTCCAATTTCCCGATCGAGAAATTGTGGACCAGCTACCGCGAGCTCGTCGACGCATTTCGTGCCGCGACAGCCCGGCTGAACCCCGAGCAACGGGATGCGATCTTCAGAGGCACCGCAACGCGCGTCTATCGGCTTTGATGGATGAAAACGGAACAGGGAGGGAAACGAATGGCGCTGGAGATCAAGATCCTGGACTACGGCGATATCGAGCTGGAATCGAGCTTCCTGGTGCTCGGTCGCGACTGCGGTCGCACCCGCCGCGTCCTCACGCTGGGCTTTCTGATCCTCGGCGGCAAATATCCGGTCGTGGTCGACACCGGCTATCGCTCCAACCAGATCATGGAGACGCTGGGCATGCGCGGCTTGCAGTACCACGAGCACATGATCGAGAACCAGCTTGCCCGCCACGGCGTGCGTATGGGCGACGTGCGCTTCGTCTGTCACACGCATCTGCACATCGACCACGCCGGAAAGGACGATCTGTTCCCGATGAACACGACGGTCGTCGTCAACCGCAAGGAGCTCGAATACTCCGTCTCCGGCCTGATGCATCCGCAATACCCCGCGCCCGACATCAAGCATCTGATCGACCGCCTGCACACCAAGAGCGCGCTGCGTTTCCTCGACCTGGAGATCACCGGCCCCGTCGAGCTCATGCCCGGCGTCTATTGCGACGCGGCCAACGCCCACACCGAGGGCTCGATGAATATCATCGTCGAGACCGCCGACGGCATCGCCACCATCTGTGGCGACGTGATCTACGATTTCAACGACCAGATCGTCACGCCTTTCAACGAGATCCACGACGCGGAGCCACGCACCACCGGCAATCACGGCACCAGCAAGCGCGCCGAGAAAGCGTCGATCAAAAAGCTCCTCAGCAACTCGCGCTATCTGCTGCCGGTGCATGACCGCCCCGCCAAGATCGAAGGCGGCAACGTCGTCGGCCGGCTCCACGATCAGGTCCCGGGCCCCGTCGTGCAGTCCCTGCCCGCGCGCAACTGGTTCCCCGCCTGATGTGTTCGAAGGATCCGACCGATGACCCACGTCACCTTGCGCTCCGAATTCGAAACGCTGATCGATCCCTACGCACCCGTTGCGCAGGTCGGAACAGGCTTTGATTTCACGGAAGGGCCGATCTGGCATCCGGTCGATCATTACCTCCTGTTCTCGGACATGCCGGGCGACGTGCGCCGGCGCTGGGATGCACGGCGCGGCGTCACCGAGATCAAGCGTCCGTCGAACAAATGCAACGGCATGACCTACGACGCCGAGCTCAATCTGATCGTCTGCGAGCACGCGACCTCATCGTTGATCCGCGAACGCCCGGACGGACGGCGCGAGGTGCTCGCCTCGCACTTTGGGGGACAGGAGCTCAACAGCCCCAACGATGTCTGCGTGCACTCATCAGGCGCGATCTATTTCTCGGATCCCTGGTATGGCCGCATGCCGGTCTATGGCGTCGAGCGGCCGCGCCAGCTCGGCTTCCAGGGCGTCTATCGCGTCGTGCCCGGCAGCGAGCCGACGCTCGTGGTCGACCGCAATCTGTTCGACCAGCCGAACGGACTGTGCTTCTCGCCCGACGAGAAACTGCTCTACGTCAACGACACCGTGCAGGCGCTGATCCGCGTGTTCGACGTCAATGCCGATGGCACGCTGTCGAACGCGCGGGTGTTCGCAAGCGGCATCCGCTCCGAATTGGAGCCCGGCCTGCCCGACGGCATGAAGTGCGACCAGCACGGCAATGTCTGGGTCACCGCGCCCGGCGGCGTCTGGGTCTATTCGCCGCGCGGCGAGCTGCTCGGAAAGGTTCGCGTGCCCGAGCTCGTCGCCAACCTCGCCTGGGGCGGACCGGATTTCCGCACGCTCTATTTGACCTCGACGCATTCGGTCTACGCCATCCCGACCAAGGCCGGACCGCGCCACGAACCCTATATGAGCGGCAGGCGCAGCGGTGGCGGCGCCGCGAGCGCCGGCCCTGCAGCTGCGGCGCCGATCCTGGTCGACGGCGAGTTACGCCTCGATCCGAACCGCTGCGCCATGATCATCCAGGACCTCCAGAACGACGTCATCATGGATGGCGGCGCGTTCGCCGAATCCGGCGCGCCCGGTCATGCCAAGCAGCAGCACGTCGTCGAGAACGTCCGTCGCCTGGCGGAAACGGCGCGCGCGCGCGGCGTCACCATCATCCATGTCTGGTTCGTGGTCGAGCCCGGCGCGCCGGGCGTGACGCTGAACGCACCACTGTTCGAGGGTCTCGTCGACAGCAAGGCGATGGTGCGTGGCAGTTGGGGGGCAGCGCCCGTGTCTGGTCTGGAGCCGCGGCCCGGCGATTTCGTGGTCGAGAAGATGCGGATGAGCGCCTGGGAAGGCACGCGGCTGGAGACGATCCTCAAAGCCACCGGCCGCGATATGATCATCAACACCGGCGCATGGACCAACATGTCGGTCGAGCACACCGCACGCACCGGGGCCGACAAGGGCTATTTCATGATCGTGCCGGAAGACTGCTGCTCGACCATGAATGCCGACTGGCACTCGGCCTCGATCAACTTTGCCATGCAGAACGTCGCCGTCGTCACCCGCGCGGACGCCGTCATCAGAGCGCTGGGATGAGCGGTGGCAAAGCTCTTGCACCTTTCCTGTTCCCCGCGTGCCGATTCCGAGTCGAGCGCCGGTGCACGACTGT
Encoded proteins:
- a CDS encoding flotillin family protein, with product MSGILVGEFILWLIVAVIVIVVGVYIVNWLYHRSSKEVSFVRTGFLGERVVINGGAFVLPFIHDYTPVNMNVLPMGIVRSRQDAVITRDRMRVDIEADFYVRVQATREAVSIAAATLGRRTMEPEQLHALLAGKFISAIRSVASEMTLEEMHERRGDYVTRVKTNAAEALAQNGLELESVAITDLDQTDLEFFNPSNRFDAEGLTRLMEDIEARRKLRNDIEQDSMIKIRTRNLEAERQALEIERESETARLEQERDIEMRRALQRTEVARERALRETEAEQAQISAREAIERSRIANDQAIAEARIASERETRQKEIERTRTIEEKELLAREDIEKTRIANQRSIDTTRIASEREVRQHEIERMRTVEEAEIAAREAIEKARIQQDRVVTDARIANEEETRRREIERTRAVDEAEIAAREATEKARIAQTLIVNVERISSDERTRALEIQQVRSIQEAEIEAQRAVEAARIARERTLAAERIAAEQNTRQLEIERNQSLEVAGIAARETTEASRIAQEERVRSLEIARNRAVEEADIASREAIEAARIAQEKTVAAERIQAERDTRSLEIERTGILEAAELKRRDAIERQRIVVDLALEAERINSSKKREVLNIEQKKAIEIADEDRVIALSAKKSERIDADRQVRQAEIVARKEVETTDVSREQALEAARLERRRAIEQLEVARVQSLQEAEIASREEVERARIASDRGLDEARIGRERELRKLEVNREKEVETVLMEKAIAIHQKSLEESAAKAMAEEARMRATEATERVITARESEIAKRRRTVEVMIAEKQAEETRIAAEAERIRAAVEAEAQRMLNEAENVLTDQARYSLFRRKLLDRIEGIVRESVKPMEKIEGIRILQVDGLNGNGGGGNGGRSATDEVIDSALRYRVQAPLIDSLLADIGVEGGNLAKMPGLIREARDMQGIKESARKSGGGGDKPAASPPAAEGGGEPSAERGPRKKS
- a CDS encoding SRPBCC family protein, coding for MPRVYVSTVVNARNDRVWARVRDFNGLPNWHPAIAESRIEGGEPSDKIGCVRDFRLRNGDRIREKLLGLSDYDMFCTYSILESPMGVENYVATLRLTPVTDGDQTFVEWTAEFDCAPERENELVGNIGGGVFQGGFDALKRVFGG
- a CDS encoding SRPBCC family protein codes for the protein MPHIVKSTILDAPTDAAWAMLRDFNGHDRWHPAVATSSIERAQSSDKIGCVRRFKLRDGAELREQLLALSDLEQSFSYCLLDTPIPMFNYVAHVRLLPVTDGDRTFWHWESRFTTKPEDRDRITHMVAEDIYQAGFEAIRQHLKEAA
- a CDS encoding FAD binding domain-containing protein, whose amino-acid sequence is MAVTVKTFASASEAAGALSSDRTARYLGGGTLVMRALNEGDVSISTVVRAQDQALTRIDASGPRITLGAGVTFARVLAERDLGFLHAPARSIGGPAVRNMGTVGGNLFAPNPYGDFTVALLALDATVAVAGGFGSRDIPIEEFLQARERQAGTLVLSVSCTRPASSEAFRYRKIARIKPKGGSVITLAAHLPISGGRIAGARIALGSMAPTQIRARAAERALEGRSLDAATIAAAASAATEGTSPSDNALGSAWYRREIVGVHLRRLLSGQE
- a CDS encoding (2Fe-2S)-binding protein yields the protein MSKIPLQFRHNGRDVAIFVDGGTNLLVALRELIGDMTPKFGCGQGGCGTCSVLIDGELHLSCLTLAETVAGRSVETLDGMKQGPNLHPLQRAFADQFAAQCGYCTPGMLMAAKALLDRNPSPSRDEVIEAISGNICRCTGYEPIINAILAAAGGRVSA
- a CDS encoding molybdopterin cofactor-binding domain-containing protein, with the translated sequence MLELRKDIFADERDDNLKEIGKGTQRQDMLGHVTGTSSYFNDHKLQGMLHLKVVRSTQAHARIRRIDTAEAERSSGVRRIIRGADVPVNLNTLLSLINFGKDDEPSLAVNKVRYKGEPIVAIVADSEREAFEAIAKVKVDYEPLAAVFDVEDALKPGAPVVNETYPKNTFTYHETYDHQRLRFGDADAALATADHVLEQRYQMSPIEHAPTETNGAIAAPDTNGRYVVYTSTQALFFSVDTCAKILDVPSNTFHFIGGTVGGGFGGKVDTLTEPLAILGAMLTGRPVRYVFGREEEMQYGPPRGAERIYIKDGVMRDGRIVARKIRAYFDSGAYTRLSSYAAVKCAAHLPGPYTIPNVYGDVYCVFTNRTPATAMRGFGVTAMDFAIECQMDKLAHIINMDPMEFRILNAYRDGDMKAHRREAKNTALIECVQVAAEKAKWPLREEFKRASSRKDGGGSRAVIPPTPTDSSRARPTAPAQQRTSYDRLPPSVTREPPREPPPPAPPPPAPRPTAPSHGATRFSSVFGTRRR